The nucleotide sequence ATAATCGCTTCAAAATATCAAAGTTTGTAGAGCCGGCAGCTGGCTGCGGAGTTGGAGCTGGCTGTGAGCGGCGCATCGTTGTTTCACTTTGCTTTTTCAAGCGGAGATTTTCCTGTTGAAGTTCTTCAATTGCCTGATGAAACGCTTCATAATCCTTAATGATTAAATCTAGAAACTGATCTACTTCATCTGGATTATATCCTCTCATAGAGGTTTTAAAATCTTTTTCCAAAATATCCTTTGCTGTCAGTTTCACTTTATTAGATAACATTCCCGTCATCACCTCAATATATTCCAAACCATGTTTCATTTATTTTTTCAAAAACGGACTGATTTGTCAATCTATTCAGCTGCTATTCCCAGTCTGTTTCCTTCAGCTGTTCCTCTTCTGCAACGAATTGCAAATCATAAAATGTCACTTGGCGAACATCCAATGGGTGATCCTGTTGAAAAGAACGAGCCATATCCCATAAATATTGCGGTGAACCTGGATGTTCTTCATCATAGACCGCTAACAAACCATCAGCTTTTCGCAAAAACAGCTGGTTCTTATTTCGAAATTGGGCAGGGCTTTTATAAGGCTCTTTAGAAACAGAATCCACAAAATCCGCTCTTGCTAGGATCATTTCATAATAGATTTTGTTGTT is from Bacillus sp. PK3_68 and encodes:
- the gpsB gene encoding cell division regulator GpsB, translated to MLSNKVKLTAKDILEKDFKTSMRGYNPDEVDQFLDLIIKDYEAFHQAIEELQQENLRLKKQSETTMRRSQPAPTPQPAAGSTNFDILKRLSNLERHVFGDKLYNE
- a CDS encoding DUF1273 domain-containing protein, which gives rise to MSVWTVAGYKPYELGIFKQDDPAVLFIKKALENELRRLLDEGMDWLLISGQLGVECWAAEVLFELKEEFPAVKLAVLTPFLQQNENWNENNKIYYEMILARADFVDSVSKEPYKSPAQFRNKNQLFLRKADGLLAVYDEEHPGSPQYLWDMARSFQQDHPLDVRQVTFYDLQFVAEEEQLKETDWE